The following proteins are co-located in the Candidatus Methanogranum gryphiswaldense genome:
- a CDS encoding MBL fold metallo-hydrolase — MVFKITFLGTGGGRHSAMYQTRCTGGMLIEHDNGHHLHIDPGPGALTQMKNIHYDPVNTDSVIISHAHPDHYSDAEVVIEGMTRGGWVKRGNIYGSPTVLEGRCGLGPCLSSHHIEIAENATVFEPGDVLNVDGLRTEICKADHSDPTNVGFRFMTEYGIVSYVSDTQYSDEIADQYKGSRVLILPVTAPFGLHINFHLCTEDAVKFISRVKPELTIFIHFGIVMIHEDPSKQAAMAENITGYRTIAGKDRMVLEIDDDSIIITEAECFNDEWFPPSAPINH; from the coding sequence ATGGTGTTCAAGATAACATTTCTCGGAACGGGCGGAGGCAGACATTCCGCTATGTATCAAACAAGATGCACCGGTGGAATGCTGATCGAACATGATAATGGGCATCACCTTCACATCGACCCTGGACCGGGTGCACTGACCCAGATGAAAAATATTCACTATGACCCAGTGAATACCGACTCCGTCATAATCTCTCATGCACATCCTGATCATTACTCCGATGCGGAAGTGGTCATAGAAGGAATGACCCGTGGCGGATGGGTAAAAAGAGGAAATATCTATGGAAGCCCCACTGTCTTGGAAGGCAGATGCGGCCTTGGACCCTGTTTATCATCGCACCATATAGAGATCGCAGAAAATGCTACTGTATTCGAACCCGGTGATGTTCTAAACGTGGACGGCCTTCGTACGGAAATCTGTAAAGCCGATCACAGTGACCCTACCAATGTTGGTTTTAGATTTATGACGGAATATGGAATTGTATCATATGTCAGCGATACTCAGTACTCTGACGAGATCGCAGACCAGTACAAAGGCTCACGCGTCCTGATACTGCCTGTTACAGCTCCATTTGGCCTTCATATCAACTTCCATCTTTGCACTGAAGATGCTGTGAAATTCATAAGCCGTGTAAAACCAGAACTAACGATCTTTATTCATTTTGGCATTGTTATGATCCATGAAGACCCATCAAAACAAGCTGCAATGGCAGAGAACATTACCGGCTACCGGACCATAGCTGGAAAGGACAGGATGGTCCTAGAAATCGATGACGACTCGATAATCATAACAGAAGCAGAATGCTTCAATGATGAGTGGTTCCCTCCGTCGGCACCCATCAATCATTGA
- a CDS encoding amidohydrolase family protein — protein MITVIRDAWIVTQNSTRQVTKGDLVIDGEVIIQVGGVYDGTGEIEIDATGDIVMPGLINTHSHVAMSVMKGVVDDLTFSDFLNKVFKIDSDRTDEDLEIGTKLGCMEMMRSGTTTFVDMYYSEDVIAKAVQETGMRGVLCWCVLDQEFTTQTGSPLQNCKNFHHRFKEQRKILPGVGLQGVYVCNEETCTDAADFAREVNVPLTLHLSETRGEVNDHKKKTGMRPAEWLSNIGVLGPNVIAAHSAWMTLNEVRLMGEAKMSISSCPVSNMKLATGGVAPIPEYQKYGVNVSIGTDGSTTNNSLDMLSEMKILGLLQKSSRWDPTVTPAQDLLDFATINGAKAIGMQDLLGSIEVGKYADIVILDGKAPNLRPILRENIVANIVYSSSAIDVKMVICQGDIIVSEGKVTTMYPEDVLDRSEEIWKKLCLR, from the coding sequence ATGATTACGGTCATCCGGGATGCATGGATTGTGACACAGAATTCGACAAGGCAGGTCACAAAGGGAGATCTGGTCATCGATGGGGAAGTCATCATTCAGGTAGGTGGGGTCTATGATGGTACAGGTGAGATCGAGATAGATGCCACTGGTGACATAGTAATGCCAGGACTCATAAACACTCATTCTCACGTAGCAATGTCTGTTATGAAAGGTGTGGTCGATGATCTGACATTTTCAGATTTTTTGAACAAAGTGTTCAAGATCGATTCTGACAGGACGGATGAGGACCTTGAGATAGGTACTAAGCTTGGATGCATGGAAATGATGCGCAGCGGTACCACAACATTCGTTGACATGTATTATTCCGAAGATGTGATTGCAAAGGCAGTACAGGAAACGGGTATGAGAGGTGTTTTGTGTTGGTGTGTTCTCGATCAGGAATTTACTACACAAACAGGCAGTCCTCTTCAGAATTGTAAAAATTTCCATCATAGATTCAAAGAACAGAGAAAGATCCTACCAGGAGTCGGTCTTCAAGGTGTATATGTGTGCAATGAAGAGACCTGTACAGATGCTGCAGATTTTGCGCGTGAGGTCAATGTTCCACTCACCCTTCATCTTTCTGAAACAAGAGGAGAGGTCAACGATCATAAAAAGAAGACAGGGATGAGGCCAGCCGAATGGCTCTCAAATATCGGTGTTCTCGGACCAAATGTCATTGCTGCTCATTCCGCATGGATGACCCTAAATGAAGTCAGATTGATGGGAGAGGCAAAAATGTCCATTTCTTCCTGCCCTGTTTCCAATATGAAGTTGGCAACAGGGGGGGTCGCTCCAATTCCAGAGTATCAGAAGTACGGGGTCAATGTTTCAATTGGTACGGACGGTAGTACGACCAATAACAGCCTGGATATGCTATCGGAGATGAAGATACTTGGGTTACTTCAGAAATCCAGTAGATGGGATCCCACTGTTACACCGGCGCAGGACCTTTTGGATTTTGCTACTATTAACGGTGCAAAGGCCATAGGCATGCAGGACCTTCTTGGTTCTATCGAGGTCGGCAAATATGCAGATATTGTCATACTTGACGGAAAGGCCCCCAATCTAAGACCGATCTTAAGAGAGAATATTGTGGCAAATATTGTGTATTCTTCGTCAGCAATAGATGTGAAAATGGTGATATGCCAGGGAGACATAATTGTATCAGAGGGCAAGGTCACGACCATGTACCCGGAAGATGTCCTCGATAGATCCGAGGAGATCTGGAAAAAATTATGTCTGAGATGA
- the cls gene encoding cardiolipin synthase, with protein sequence MDLIGLVLENLLFLILIIDVVLIFILLFWENSDPKSMLLWVIILLLLPILGFILYLFLGQTFYSEKTFKKKAKTDSDQEDEVGKKVNQEIEKMIETELSDHPENKDKLRIVKTLHSAGSELYSNCNKIEYLPESQEYFEKLLDDLSKAEKTINFEYYIVRNDEISNKLMDILIDRVKTGVDVRLMIDAVGNNKGPKKKIMEFKKAGGHYSLFHSTLTCLLSPRKNNRNHRKIAVIDCKIAYVGGYNIGDEYLGKGPLGFWRDSAVRIVGPEVLATQFRFLADWRYATKEDIVLDPRFYPKDIKDIDLTGHESLQLISGGPDVRSSNPIQIQYLNIINCARQTLYIHTPYLEPDSTLMDSIRNSAHSGVDVRIIIPHVGDHLFVYWANRYYANILMKSGVKIYEYNRGFVHSKTMVADGFYCTVGSANLDERSVLLNFETNMMIYSKEIGKKMEDAFIDDLNYCSEYTMKMYSKRTKLQKFNTSISKMFSGQL encoded by the coding sequence ATGGACCTCATCGGATTAGTCCTGGAAAATCTATTATTTTTGATATTGATAATAGACGTCGTACTGATATTCATATTGCTTTTCTGGGAAAACAGCGATCCGAAATCCATGTTGCTCTGGGTCATCATACTCCTCCTATTGCCAATTTTGGGTTTTATTCTCTATCTGTTCTTAGGTCAGACATTTTATTCAGAGAAGACCTTCAAAAAGAAGGCCAAGACCGACAGTGATCAGGAAGATGAAGTAGGAAAGAAAGTTAATCAAGAGATCGAAAAGATGATAGAGACGGAGTTGTCCGATCATCCTGAGAACAAAGATAAGCTTAGAATCGTCAAGACCTTGCACAGTGCCGGTTCAGAATTATATAGCAACTGCAACAAGATAGAATATCTGCCTGAAAGTCAGGAATATTTTGAAAAATTATTGGATGATCTCAGCAAAGCAGAGAAAACCATCAATTTCGAATACTATATAGTCAGGAATGATGAGATCTCCAACAAACTCATGGATATTCTGATAGATCGCGTCAAAACAGGCGTAGATGTCAGATTGATGATCGATGCCGTTGGTAATAACAAAGGTCCGAAAAAGAAGATAATGGAATTCAAGAAAGCAGGCGGGCACTACTCTCTGTTCCACAGCACCCTAACATGCCTACTAAGTCCCAGAAAGAATAATAGGAACCATCGCAAGATAGCAGTTATAGATTGCAAGATAGCGTATGTCGGCGGGTATAACATCGGTGACGAATATCTTGGAAAGGGCCCTCTGGGATTTTGGAGAGATTCGGCGGTAAGGATCGTCGGACCAGAAGTATTGGCAACGCAATTCAGATTCTTGGCCGATTGGAGATACGCGACCAAAGAGGATATCGTCCTAGATCCCAGGTTCTATCCAAAGGACATAAAAGACATAGACCTCACCGGACACGAGAGCCTTCAATTGATCTCCGGTGGTCCAGACGTAAGGTCTTCTAATCCTATCCAAATACAATATCTTAATATAATCAACTGTGCCAGGCAAACATTGTACATCCACACCCCGTACCTTGAACCCGATTCAACATTAATGGATTCTATACGTAATTCAGCACATTCCGGTGTTGATGTGAGGATCATAATACCGCATGTCGGAGACCATCTGTTCGTATATTGGGCCAACCGTTATTACGCCAACATACTGATGAAATCGGGTGTGAAGATCTACGAGTACAATCGCGGATTCGTACACTCGAAAACAATGGTCGCTGACGGATTCTACTGCACAGTGGGATCTGCCAATCTTGATGAGAGAAGCGTCCTGCTCAATTTCGAAACGAATATGATGATCTATTCAAAAGAAATAGGAAAAAAGATGGAGGATGCCTTCATTGATGATCTGAATTATTGTTCTGAATACACAATGAAGATGTATTCTAAAAGAACAAAATTACAAAAATTCAACACCAGCATCTCCAAGATGTTCAGCGGTCAACTATAA
- a CDS encoding potassium channel family protein — protein MISDVIHQILAASLIICAVIVFGTVMYSHIEGWSSVDSVYFVVTSAFTVGYGDITVSPDHRILTGVFLICVCTLTLASSSVIGKGLIQIIQDRAAFKKEKRITISIGRKVEKLRGEGVKISDEDIADIKSELNKITEELKDRLASDKDL, from the coding sequence ATGATATCCGACGTCATCCATCAGATATTGGCCGCGTCTTTGATAATATGCGCCGTAATAGTATTCGGTACTGTCATGTATTCCCACATAGAAGGATGGTCCTCAGTCGATTCTGTATATTTTGTGGTCACATCCGCTTTCACTGTAGGATATGGCGATATCACCGTATCTCCTGATCATCGTATACTCACAGGCGTTTTCCTGATCTGTGTGTGTACATTGACCCTTGCAAGTTCATCGGTCATCGGCAAAGGACTGATCCAGATAATACAAGATAGAGCCGCATTCAAAAAAGAAAAACGTATCACAATAAGCATCGGACGCAAAGTAGAGAAACTTCGTGGAGAAGGCGTTAAGATCAGCGACGAAGATATTGCAGATATAAAATCGGAACTTAACAAGATCACCGAAGAACTAAAAGACAGACTGGCCTCTGATAAGGATCTGTAA
- a CDS encoding potassium channel family protein yields the protein MSFQDIKSSKTAFRLLIAASYIACLIVIGTIMFSLVEGLTYGNSFYFTVQTLFSIGYGDVCPVTNTGKILTTLFIIFGITGFLASVSIVGTWILKKYSRRNRTLNALKKAGEKRRQDALYRWADKNNVQREIIDEILKKTMMEEDGK from the coding sequence ATGAGTTTCCAGGACATAAAATCGTCCAAAACCGCGTTCAGGCTTTTAATTGCCGCATCTTACATTGCATGCTTGATCGTTATCGGAACCATAATGTTCAGTCTAGTGGAAGGTCTCACATACGGCAATTCTTTCTATTTCACCGTACAGACCCTTTTCAGCATTGGCTACGGGGATGTATGCCCTGTGACCAACACGGGTAAGATCCTAACAACACTCTTCATAATATTCGGTATAACTGGATTCCTCGCGTCGGTCTCGATCGTTGGTACCTGGATCCTCAAAAAATATTCCCGTCGGAACAGAACACTGAATGCCCTTAAAAAAGCAGGAGAAAAAAGACGGCAAGATGCACTATACAGATGGGCTGATAAAAATAATGTACAAAGGGAGATCATTGACGAGATACTGAAAAAGACGATGATGGAGGAAGATGGAAAATGA
- a CDS encoding catalase, translating to MTDDKTNKLTTEVGSPVTNNQNSATAGPRGPLVMQDLWLVEKLAHFDREVIPERRMHAKGSGAFGTFTATHDVSKYTKAKVFENGKKTEVFVRFSTVAGERGAADAERDIRGFAMKYYTEEGNWDLVGNNTPVFFIRDAHHFSDLNHVVKRDPRTNMHSAESNWDFWSSLPEALHQVTIVMSDRGIPASFRHMHGFGSHTYSLINKDNERFWVKFHFKTQQGIKNITNEEAAEIIGKDRESNQRDLYEAIERKEFPRWTLYFQIMTEEQANCYRENPFDITKVWKHKEFPMMEVGVLELNRNPENYFAEVEQAAFNPAHLVPGIGLSPDKLLQGRLFSYGDAQRYRLGVNHNQIPVNKAKCPVNSYHRDGQMRVDGNYGSTKGYEPNSFGLWKEQPEYEEPQMNLTGIIGKYEPKDDVTDDCFYQPGDLYRLMSPEQRTVLINNTATDMKSVSKSIKYRHAAHCYLADHEYGLGLAHAMDLNIERVKELSKLDNKSLLESTKP from the coding sequence ATGACTGATGACAAAACTAACAAACTGACCACAGAGGTCGGTTCACCTGTGACCAACAACCAAAATTCAGCTACCGCAGGGCCCAGAGGGCCACTCGTCATGCAAGACCTGTGGTTAGTAGAGAAATTAGCACATTTCGATAGGGAAGTGATCCCTGAACGCAGAATGCATGCAAAAGGCAGCGGAGCATTCGGTACTTTTACCGCAACACATGATGTCTCGAAATACACCAAAGCAAAGGTTTTTGAAAATGGAAAGAAGACCGAAGTTTTCGTCAGATTCTCCACCGTTGCAGGAGAACGCGGTGCAGCGGATGCTGAAAGGGACATTCGTGGATTTGCAATGAAATATTACACTGAAGAGGGAAACTGGGACCTTGTAGGTAACAATACGCCTGTATTCTTCATAAGAGATGCCCATCACTTCTCAGACCTGAATCATGTCGTAAAACGCGATCCCCGGACCAATATGCATTCTGCGGAAAGCAATTGGGATTTCTGGTCTTCCCTCCCTGAGGCCTTACATCAGGTCACGATAGTGATGTCCGACCGTGGAATACCTGCATCTTTCAGACATATGCATGGATTCGGAAGCCACACCTACAGCCTTATCAACAAGGATAATGAACGTTTTTGGGTAAAATTCCACTTTAAGACACAACAGGGTATTAAGAACATAACAAATGAGGAAGCAGCAGAGATCATCGGTAAGGACAGAGAAAGTAATCAAAGGGACCTTTACGAAGCGATAGAAAGAAAGGAATTCCCTCGTTGGACCCTGTACTTCCAGATCATGACCGAAGAACAAGCCAATTGTTACAGGGAGAACCCATTCGATATAACAAAGGTGTGGAAACATAAAGAATTCCCTATGATGGAGGTCGGTGTCCTTGAACTCAATAGAAATCCAGAGAATTACTTTGCAGAAGTAGAACAAGCCGCGTTCAACCCGGCGCACCTGGTACCTGGAATAGGACTATCCCCTGACAAACTGTTGCAAGGAAGATTGTTCTCATACGGTGACGCGCAGAGATATCGCCTTGGAGTGAATCACAATCAGATCCCAGTTAACAAAGCCAAATGTCCCGTCAATTCATACCATCGCGACGGACAAATGCGTGTTGATGGAAATTATGGTTCCACAAAAGGATATGAACCGAACAGTTTTGGTCTGTGGAAGGAACAACCTGAATACGAAGAACCTCAGATGAACCTTACAGGCATCATTGGAAAATATGAACCGAAAGACGATGTGACTGACGATTGCTTCTACCAACCCGGAGATCTTTATAGACTCATGAGTCCTGAACAAAGAACTGTACTGATCAACAATACAGCGACAGATATGAAATCGGTATCGAAAAGCATAAAATACCGTCATGCCGCACACTGTTATCTCGCAGATCACGAGTACGGACTAGGTTTGGCACATGCTATGGATCTGAACATAGAAAGAGTCAAAGAACTCTCCAAATTGGATAATAAGTCACTTCTGGAGTCGACAAAGCCCTGA
- a CDS encoding GNAT family N-acetyltransferase has protein sequence MELRFREFKKSDIPSMVEIVRLTWDLHEYEVTPEQERLLDESYLMSLMVRSVYIRIAEIDGEVAGYIMGGVRGDLVEKASEYQRTMDADMKKMDGSIETRLLMKDMRAIYEADEALLRMCDGYDFDCELVMFIIHPEKKGKGIGHRLLADLLDYLRSRKCRRMFLFTDWFCDVEVYSHMGYVQRASIVIEQGREGKEYPFYIFSTDL, from the coding sequence ATGGAACTGAGATTCAGGGAATTCAAAAAAAGCGATATACCGTCCATGGTGGAGATCGTGCGTCTTACTTGGGACCTCCACGAATATGAAGTCACTCCGGAGCAGGAGCGCCTCCTCGATGAATCGTATCTTATGAGTCTCATGGTCCGCAGTGTTTACATCCGTATAGCTGAGATCGACGGAGAGGTCGCAGGATACATCATGGGTGGCGTCAGGGGCGATCTCGTGGAGAAAGCATCCGAATATCAAAGGACGATGGATGCAGATATGAAAAAGATGGACGGATCGATCGAGACCCGGCTTCTAATGAAGGATATGCGGGCGATATACGAAGCGGATGAGGCCCTTTTGAGAATGTGCGACGGTTATGATTTTGATTGCGAATTGGTAATGTTCATAATACATCCAGAAAAGAAGGGAAAGGGAATAGGTCACAGACTTCTCGCAGATCTTCTCGATTATCTGCGTTCAAGAAAATGCAGAAGGATGTTCCTGTTCACAGATTGGTTCTGCGATGTGGAGGTCTACAGTCATATGGGATATGTGCAAAGGGCATCCATCGTGATCGAACAGGGTCGGGAAGGAAAGGAATACCCCTTTTACATTTTCAGCACGGACCTTTGA
- a CDS encoding sugar O-acetyltransferase, which produces MLMEYNTSFKDRDGMRELLSKIVGYEVDENTIILAPFHCDLGFNIKLGKSVLVNYKCTFLDTATISIGDHTMIGPGCQLVTATHPKDPIERRDMRVAGKPITVGNDVWFGAGVTVVPGVTIGDGSIIGAGSVVTKDVPTNSVYAGNPAVSIKR; this is translated from the coding sequence ATGCTGATGGAATACAACACATCCTTCAAAGACAGAGATGGCATGAGGGAATTGTTGTCAAAGATCGTCGGATATGAGGTCGATGAAAATACCATCATCCTTGCTCCGTTCCATTGCGACCTTGGATTCAACATCAAATTAGGAAAATCAGTGCTAGTCAATTATAAATGCACTTTCCTGGACACGGCGACGATCTCAATAGGAGACCATACAATGATCGGCCCTGGATGTCAACTTGTTACAGCCACTCATCCAAAGGACCCTATCGAACGCCGGGACATGAGGGTTGCAGGAAAACCGATAACCGTTGGCAACGATGTATGGTTCGGAGCAGGTGTGACCGTGGTTCCGGGCGTGACGATAGGTGATGGTTCCATAATCGGCGCAGGCTCCGTCGTCACCAAGGACGTGCCTACAAACTCCGTATATGCAGGTAATCCCGCTGTATCGATAAAGAGATGA
- a CDS encoding proteasome assembly chaperone family protein has protein sequence MASIIRYDSKPILKDPFFIEALPGIGNVGKVAGDFIADTTKAKKFATIFAEDFPPQVILDDQCVISMACNELWYSNINGRDTIFLRGDHQGSTPEGQFYLAQSVMDILMEMGVTRIITLGGYGTGAMVDEPRVLGAVSKADIKPEFAEYGVVFSPNDPQAGIIGAAGLLIGFGKMYSIDSICLMSETSGFFVDHKAAKAIVEILMKMLNVEFDLQDLQEKTEQINALTAKVKEVEAQIKHEDLNYIG, from the coding sequence ATGGCAAGTATCATAAGATATGATTCCAAACCTATACTCAAAGACCCTTTTTTTATCGAAGCACTTCCCGGCATAGGCAACGTTGGGAAGGTTGCAGGTGATTTTATAGCTGATACCACCAAAGCAAAGAAATTTGCCACCATATTCGCCGAAGATTTCCCGCCACAGGTCATATTGGACGATCAATGCGTCATCAGCATGGCTTGCAACGAACTTTGGTACTCCAACATAAACGGCAGGGACACCATATTCCTCAGAGGAGACCATCAGGGCTCTACGCCGGAAGGACAATTCTATCTTGCACAAAGCGTTATGGACATCCTAATGGAAATGGGGGTCACCAGGATCATCACACTGGGAGGATACGGTACGGGCGCTATGGTCGACGAACCCCGTGTATTGGGCGCAGTATCCAAAGCCGACATAAAACCTGAGTTCGCTGAATACGGCGTCGTGTTCTCACCTAACGATCCTCAGGCAGGCATCATCGGGGCTGCAGGACTCCTCATAGGATTCGGAAAGATGTACAGCATAGACTCGATCTGCTTGATGAGTGAGACCTCGGGATTCTTTGTGGATCATAAGGCCGCCAAGGCCATTGTAGAGATACTTATGAAGATGCTGAACGTGGAGTTCGACCTTCAGGACCTCCAAGAGAAGACCGAACAGATAAATGCCCTTACGGCAAAGGTGAAAGAGGTCGAGGCGCAGATCAAGCACGAGGACCTTAATTACATCGGTTGA
- a CDS encoding RNA-protein complex protein Nop10, with amino-acid sequence MRSNLKKCTKCGRYTLKSVCPVCLSETICPVPMKFSPDDNYGSYRRTAIKQEYGENGKYHKI; translated from the coding sequence ATGAGATCCAATCTCAAAAAATGTACCAAATGCGGGAGATACACCCTTAAGTCTGTTTGTCCTGTATGCCTTTCAGAAACCATTTGTCCGGTGCCGATGAAATTCTCACCAGATGATAATTATGGAAGCTACAGGAGAACAGCAATAAAACAGGAGTATGGGGAAAATGGCAAGTATCATAAGATATGA
- a CDS encoding translation initiation factor IF-2 subunit alpha has product MSRAKGFPENGELVVCTVKSVKNFGAFVTLDEYDEKEGFVHVRDVATGWVKYIRDFIREGQKIVCKVLGVDSQKGHIDLSLKSVNEHQKREKIQQWKNEKKAEKLMEIVAERMSISIDDTYDLFGNELLEAYETLYSAFEHVVASPEEFKEEFTGTWLDIFIEVAKENVTPPFVQIDGVLEMTSAAPDGVEHIKTALMAGLAAADGMNVEITCVGSPRYRVVVVATEYKEAEDVMKKVANEAIKSLTSTGGTAALKRESK; this is encoded by the coding sequence ATGTCAAGAGCCAAAGGCTTTCCCGAGAACGGAGAACTGGTCGTTTGCACTGTTAAAAGTGTGAAGAACTTCGGTGCCTTCGTTACACTGGACGAGTACGACGAAAAGGAAGGTTTCGTCCATGTCAGGGATGTTGCTACTGGCTGGGTAAAGTACATCAGAGACTTCATCAGAGAAGGTCAGAAGATCGTCTGTAAAGTTCTGGGCGTAGATTCACAAAAAGGTCATATCGACCTTTCCTTAAAATCCGTTAACGAGCACCAGAAGAGAGAAAAGATACAGCAATGGAAGAATGAAAAGAAGGCTGAGAAGCTCATGGAGATCGTCGCAGAGAGGATGTCCATTAGTATCGATGACACCTATGATCTTTTCGGGAACGAATTGCTGGAAGCTTACGAGACGCTTTACAGCGCTTTCGAGCACGTAGTTGCTTCTCCCGAGGAATTCAAAGAAGAATTCACCGGAACCTGGTTGGATATTTTCATAGAGGTCGCGAAAGAGAACGTGACCCCACCGTTCGTACAGATAGACGGTGTCCTAGAAATGACGTCAGCTGCACCTGATGGCGTAGAGCATATCAAAACAGCTCTCATGGCCGGACTTGCTGCAGCGGACGGTATGAACGTGGAGATCACCTGTGTGGGTTCGCCCAGATACAGAGTGGTTGTCGTAGCCACCGAATACAAAGAAGCAGAAGACGTCATGAAAAAGGTCGCTAACGAAGCAATCAAATCATTGACCTCCACAGGCGGTACGGCCGCTCTCAAACGCGAGAGCAAGTGA
- a CDS encoding 30S ribosomal protein S27e: MVNDFIKVKCPDCGNEQIVFRKAATKVTCHVCNSVLVTPKGGVGEIRGEVTEVVG, translated from the coding sequence ATGGTTAACGATTTCATCAAGGTCAAATGTCCCGATTGCGGGAACGAACAAATTGTCTTCAGAAAAGCAGCAACAAAAGTTACCTGCCACGTCTGCAACTCTGTACTCGTAACACCAAAAGGCGGTGTCGGCGAGATCAGAGGCGAAGTGACTGAGGTTGTCGGCTGA
- a CDS encoding 50S ribosomal protein L44e produces the protein MKMPRTIKTYCPYCKTHTAHSVERVKKKKASELKWGQRRFRAVTAGYGGFPRPKPEGREKPTKRVNIRYRCETCKKAHLTSCIRAKKFELTE, from the coding sequence ATGAAGATGCCCAGAACGATCAAAACATATTGTCCTTACTGCAAGACCCACACCGCACACAGTGTGGAGAGGGTCAAGAAGAAGAAGGCAAGCGAGCTCAAATGGGGTCAGAGGAGATTCAGAGCCGTAACAGCTGGTTACGGAGGTTTCCCCAGGCCTAAACCAGAAGGAAGAGAGAAACCCACAAAGAGGGTAAACATAAGATACAGATGCGAGACCTGCAAGAAAGCACATCTCACCTCATGTATAAGAGCGAAGAAATTCGAGCTCACGGAGTGA
- the rpiA gene encoding ribose-5-phosphate isomerase RpiA, with protein sequence MTSAETANLKKIVAEKAVNDYVKDGMIVGLGTGSTAYYAIKRVGELVAKGYKLTCVATSHQTEELAKECGINIVPLCDVDHVDVTIDGADEVDPNLQLIKGLGGALLREKIVAAATVTEVIIVDESKLVEKLGSKCSLPVEVIPYGHNRTAYALEKQGCKPVLRMKDGKIFKTDGGNYVYDCKFNDIPSPFFLESRIDVIPGVVENGLFLNTAVFVLVSHPDGSITKMER encoded by the coding sequence ATGACTTCTGCCGAAACCGCGAACCTCAAGAAAATCGTTGCTGAAAAAGCCGTAAATGACTATGTCAAAGATGGTATGATCGTCGGTCTAGGAACTGGTTCCACAGCATATTATGCAATAAAAAGAGTGGGGGAACTGGTCGCAAAAGGATACAAGCTTACATGTGTGGCAACCTCACACCAGACCGAGGAGCTCGCCAAAGAATGCGGAATAAATATCGTGCCCCTATGCGACGTGGACCATGTGGATGTGACCATCGATGGAGCGGATGAGGTCGACCCGAATCTGCAACTCATCAAAGGGTTGGGCGGCGCCCTGCTCAGAGAAAAGATAGTCGCGGCCGCTACCGTGACCGAAGTGATCATCGTCGATGAATCCAAACTTGTTGAGAAACTTGGAAGCAAATGCTCACTTCCTGTAGAAGTGATCCCTTATGGACATAACCGTACCGCTTATGCTCTGGAAAAACAAGGATGCAAACCTGTTCTCAGAATGAAGGACGGGAAGATCTTCAAAACAGATGGAGGGAACTATGTGTACGACTGCAAGTTCAACGATATCCCAAGCCCGTTCTTCCTCGAATCCCGTATCGATGTAATACCAGGGGTCGTAGAGAACGGATTGTTCCTCAACACTGCCGTGTTCGTATTGGTCTCCCATCCCGACGGCAGCATAACCAAGATGGAAAGATGA